One genomic region from Nitrospirota bacterium encodes:
- a CDS encoding YbhB/YbcL family Raf kinase inhibitor-like protein: MNKRYIILLLCVTLGVLAIFTNSGLPAQKGGGQMIFTLKSDAFKEGGTIPKPYTCDGADKSPGLTWDGVPEGIGSFTLIMDDPDAPVGTFNHWILYDIPAEAKELLEGLSKEPALSNGAKQGITSFRRAGYGGPCPPKGPVHRYFFTLYALDIPNLGIGPKASKEDVEGRMKGHVLGKAVIMGKYGR, from the coding sequence ATGAATAAACGTTATATTATCTTATTATTATGTGTGACTCTTGGTGTACTCGCCATATTTACAAATTCCGGTTTACCGGCACAGAAAGGAGGGGGGCAAATGATTTTCACGTTGAAGAGTGATGCTTTCAAAGAGGGAGGCACGATACCCAAACCTTATACATGTGATGGGGCCGACAAATCGCCCGGGCTTACATGGGATGGAGTACCTGAAGGTATCGGAAGTTTTACGCTGATTATGGATGACCCGGATGCACCGGTTGGGACATTCAATCACTGGATATTATATGACATCCCTGCTGAGGCAAAGGAGTTATTAGAAGGACTCTCAAAAGAACCGGCACTTTCGAATGGCGCAAAACAGGGGATCACAAGCTTCAGACGTGCCGGTTACGGCGGGCCTTGCCCTCCTAAAGGACCGGTCCACAGGTATTTCTTTACACTATACGCCCTCGATATCCCAAACCTTGGAATCGGGCCAAAGGCATCGAAAGAAGATGTCGAGGGAAGGATGAAAGGACATGTTCTGGGAAAAGCGGTTATTATGGGGAAGTATGGGAGATAA